From a region of the Ammospiza nelsoni isolate bAmmNel1 chromosome 26, bAmmNel1.pri, whole genome shotgun sequence genome:
- the CWC25 gene encoding pre-mRNA-splicing factor CWC25 homolog isoform X1 gives MGGGDLNLKKSWHPQTLRNVEKVWKAEQKHEAERRKIEELQRELQEERAREEMQRYAEDMGTVRKREEKLEWMYQGPGGMVNRDEYLLGRPVDKFILDKVGDKDSTGDTGLLPGSIFARAGASSVLDMATKIREDPLFMIRKREEEKKREVLNNPVKMKKIKALLQNSLDKKERKKKKEKKKKHKKHRRHSSSVSSSSSEKERPRNKSQKRMDSSSWKAAPSKIPGYGLQVRDPEAGPRPRERSRSPSRSPQSHSSRRNPQRSSASPSGHSKQHSSREEKGRARSPSPKKSFRRQHPPGYTRKISPEELERKRQEMMENAKWREEERANNLRKHRKEEELEKELEKLDSRDGKFFHRLKLESASTSSLEDRVKRNIHSLQRTPAALEKNFMQR, from the exons ATGGGGGGGGGAGACCTG aacctgaaaaagAGCTGGCACCCACAGACACTGCGCAATGTGGAGAAGGTGtggaaggcagagcagaagcATGAGGCTGAGAGGAGGAAGATCGAGGAGCTGCAgcgggagctgcaggaggagcggGCACGGGAGGAGATGCAGCGCTATGCTGAGGACATGGGCACCGTGCG GAAGCGTGAGGAGAAGCTGGAGTGGATGTACCAGGGCCCCGGGGGGATGGTGAACAGGGACGAGTACCTGCTGGGTCGCCCTGTGGACAAGTTCATCCTGGACAAGGTTGGGGACAAGGACAGCactggggacacggggctgcTGCCCGGCTCCATCTTCGCCAGGGCAGGGGCCAGCTCCGTGCTGGACATGGCCACCAAGATCCGTGAGGACCCCCTCTTCATGATCAG gaagagggaggaggaaaagaaaagagaagttttaAACAACCCggtgaaaatgaagaaaatcaaAGCCTTG CTGCAGAACAGTTTGGAtaaaaaggagaggaagaagaagaaggagaagaagaagaagcacaAGAAGCACCGGCGGCACAGCTCCAGCgtgtccagctccagctctgagaaGGAGAGGCCCAGAAATAA atCTCAGAAGAGGATGGATAGTTCCTCCTGGAAGGCTGCTCCTTCCAAAATCCCGGGTTATGGCTTACAG GTGAGGGACCCCGAGGCGGGGCCGCGCCCCCGGGAGCGCTCCCGGAGCCCATCCCGCTCTCCCCAGAGCCATTCCAGCAGGAGGAACCCCCAgaggagctcagcatccccctCCGGGCACAGCAAACA gcacagcagccgtgaggagaagggcagagccaggagcccTTCCCCCAAAAAGAGCTTCCGACGCCAGCACCCCCCGGGCTACACCAG AAAGATctctcctgaggagctggagcgaAAACGTCAGGAAATGATGGAAAATGCCAAgtggagggaagaggagagagcCAACAACCTCAGGAAGCACCgcaaggaggaggagctggagaaggagctggagaaactcgactccagggatgggaaattCTTCCA